Genomic DNA from Xiphophorus couchianus chromosome 12, X_couchianus-1.0, whole genome shotgun sequence:
AATATgacaggatttaaaaaattagaTAAACTGGCATCAAAATTGAGTTTGTCGCTGGTTTCTGATCTGTGGTTTTCTACAACTTTGACCTGTCGATACAAATTTTAGATGGTATACGGCTGGATGACATGGCTGAAAAACTTACCATGGTATAAATGTTTCATCAGTTGATATCAATAATTCTctaattgatttgtttttaaatatttgaaatagtGCCAGACTGGTGGCAAACTGGTTTCCTGTTTTCAGCCTGTTTTCACCCCAAGCCGTTATGAGGCTTAGTGGCAAAACTTGagactgctgctgcacaagttactcaacaggttgttgctcgGTAACCAAAGAGTCAAtgagttgatgccaccaaccttaCTTAGCTGGCCATgtgaggttgagcagctaaagcttttcctctgcctacatcccccagaatgctgtgcggttctggatcagagttcagtgaatattctttattttgaaaatattattggCCAAAAGGTCCAATAATATTTTCAAGAattattctatcagatgtattttctattgatGTTGATCAATATATGATAGATATTGTTAGTGATTTATTGTCCTGTCCTATTTCATACATGATTTGGTTCTAATACAGATCTTGACATATTTCCTGGAGAATGTAGACGTTTACTTTATATTTGAAATTTCCAAAACACTGCCGAGATTTTCACATCCAGAATCTTCTGCAGATGGAGGTCCAATGCTCAAAAGAATCCAAGAAAACTATTTTACTGTATTCTGCTTAGACTTCCTgttatttgttaaaagttttgCTCTCTCTGTTCTACAGTCTGAATAAAACGGGGATGCTGACATGCTGTTGTCTTTGAAATGGCTTCTTATGTCTCTGAGCTTCATCTAACGGCTGACTGATTCTTTAGTTGGTAGCCAGGTCCAACTTGAACAGTCTTGTTGATGGACTGATCTGGTGGCATTTGGTGGTTCACTGACCGATTGGAGTTTTGAAACGGGGCTGCTTAAAATCACCCAATAATTTCTCAGAggtttaagttgctttttattacTATGTGTTTTGTCATCTTCCATAACAACAACTTTTACAATACAGTAACCTGAATCCCTAAATGGTAtacaaagaagttttttttattttattgctttttatttgcatcacaGAAATTCTGAATGATGCCATACATGTGACGCAGCTCAGACAGGTGAACtattgtgtgtgtgaaagcagcataaaggaaaaaaaacaaaaaactgcagtaTTCCTTTACATCTTTGTAACAACAGTAACcaatttgtaaaacatgcatTCAGAACCTGTTGGCTCTCTCTCTGCTCGGCTTGTTCGATACGTTCACATCTACTGCTTTTCATTTATCCCAGAGTTTAATAATTCAAGGAGCAGAAACAGGCTTTTTCCCTGTGTAACCGCAGGTTTTTACCATGCATGTATTTCCCCGTTCCTGATACCAccttatttacttatttattagtGTAAGCTACGATGTAAAGGTCCAAAGATGGACCTCTACGGCTGCTCCTGCCTTTAGCCATTTGCAGCACATACTGCATACGTGCAAATGGTTCACATTTACACTAAAAAGCCCATCTGTTGCATTTAATCTCCCCATTGTTTCACCTGTGAAAGAAGTGAAAGTCTGGCTTTTGCAGCTTCCATGAGTCCTCAACGGTTTGGCCTGTGCCCATGCAGCAAGGTCAGCCATGTTGAAATGGCTCTGAGGTGGTTGCCTGGTGTTTGTATTTCAAACTGGCTTTGCACcatcccccctcccccctcccccactcTCTCTGCCCACCAGCATACTCCTCTTTCTGTGCGTTGTCAGCGTGCGTGTGTTTAAGTGCTCCGTGTTTCAGGGCACACACACATAGACCGACATCTTTTTGCTTCTGTACATGATTGGCTCACCAGTCTACATGTCTCTGCCACTAATCCTTTTTTGTGTAGATTCTGAGCGTCAATGGCAGCTCGTTATTGGGCTGCTGTTTCATGTAATCAGAGTGAACGATCGTCATCCAGgttgagtgtttttaaaatcctcAATCTTGCTCTCTGTCTGTTGCGAGTTGATGACCTTTCACAATACTAGGGTGTGTTTTGTTATTGCGCCAGAGGACTTTGCCTCACCTCTGCCTTAACTCTTTGCTCTCTACCCCCCCTGTTCAGGAGATTACTGCTGCAGCCCACTGCTCCCTCATTCACCTTTGTTACATGAACACTCACTCTGTTAGGTTTGCTTACTTGATTTTTAATCCAGAAAGTCCTTGTAGGAGAAAAGGGAGCATAAAGACAAGCTGTAAATGAGGTCAAACCTGATCATCCACATCTCTGGAGTAACCAGTTTAATTCAGAGGTGGCTGATATTTATACACTGCTTGGGGCACTTTAAGGCTCTCTGGTTAAGTCATGAATCAACACATGGGTATGCTAACCAGATCACCTCTGTCTATTTTGTGGTAAACATCCGTGTCAGCTCATCTCCTCGTCAGCAGACTTCTGATAGAGGTCAAGGTTGAATCTTTCAACATGACGTCGCCTCCTCTATCATTAGGTCTTAGTGTTTTAAAAGGTTAACTCTGCAGGGAAGGTAAGCTGATCATGTACCTCTACAAGAGCAAAATGCCCCCTGGCAAGTTGCAGTCCAAGTCCAAGGCTTACTTTGGATCTTATGTGGTGCCAGAGCAGGTCTTATTTCTTCTCCTGATCAGTGATCATGCCATCTGTCAGCTGACATGCCAGCCATTGCAGAAGGAttaaaaacacaggaagtgCTTTTGCAGGCTACGTCTTGCAGGATTATCTTTCTAATAATTCATCTATATTAGCGTTTTTTCATTGACATTAGAGCACAATCAGCTGTCGTTTCATCCCAGGTGATTGtgctttaatttcaagtcatgaaACTAGTGGCATTTGTTCATTGTTGCATTTCGGGTAAACACTTAAGGTGACAAcgatttttctttctattgcAAGAAAGAAAGATATCTCTGGTGATTTTGGTCACCAGAGATTGGCTGGTAACTGAAATCAAATGATTTTCACCTTGATCCAGCCTGCCTGATTACCTGCCAGATGAGTCTTTCTGATTATAGAATGCATCATCCTGCTATTAAATCTCACTGACAGTGCTCTTCGGTGTACAAGGTGTTAGCCAGGGAGGAAGACTCAAACTTAAACGTGTTCAGTGTCACTAATGTGTTTAAGAAAGAAGCCAGATGAAGCGGAGAGATGTAAGAATCAATTAAAAGAGCAAGCTGTAACTTCTATGACATGTAAAAGATTCAGTCAGGTTGTGGGAGAGTGAGAGGAAGCAAAACATTAAACCGATAACAGAAAGGCTGAAGGGAATACATCAATGTTGCCCTGTGTTTCCTTTGAGAGCTCAGCCTCTGCTTGTCATGGATTACACTGGATCTGAAAAATGGCAGCCATTTTAGAAATCTACGGGTTACGTGAAGGATAAAGATTTTCTACGCAGTACACTCAAAGTTTTAGCCATTTTACCTGGAATAATAATGCTAACAGCCGGAATAAGGTGCTAAAGCAagtttaaaatggttttatatgACACAGTTTATtagaagtggaaagaaaactgtGTTGTAACTTTCAGTATGTGTTGTATGTGCAGCAGATATACGGAATAACATTTCAGTTCTGTCTTTGGACTGACAACTTatcaaatctgaattttgatATAAGCGGCTGTTGTATTTATATTCTCCCAAATGAAACTCACTTATTTCCACTTTTGAATGCAAGAATAATCCACCATTATTTGGTGGGACTACAAAGCTGAAGAGTCATTCCAGCTGCTTAGATTGTGGCTCTTGCAAGAAAATTCAATCTTCCACAGATGGAGGTGGTATGATGGTGCAGGTCTGCTGTAATATGTCTGTTTTCCTGGCCAGCATCATTAGAACATGGAGATGAAACTACATGTATCCCACCCTAACTGCATATAGATCAGCAGTAATCCATTAGCAGCCCCCTGGAATCCAGCCGGCATGGCGCAGCACTGAAGGGGCCAGGGGGAGAGTGTAGCTGAGTGGGAGATGGGGGAAGGAGGGAGAGCAAGGGATGAGAAGAAGATGGAGGTGGGGGAgggcttctttttttctgctcctgTGCTGGTTTCTCTGCTCTGGTCCCAGCCCCCTTTTAATGTCGGCCTGCAGGAAAAGCCTCTCGGATCCCCCCGTAAAGCATGCagaggtgtgtgtttgttaaaAGAGACTTGAATGATATATGGCTTCCTGGCTGGTATCGTAGCAGAGGCCCTCTTTTCTCCTGCAGCACTTTCCTCCATTGCTGCCTGCAGGGTTGAGAGCCATAGACCCCCTGAAGCAGGTTCTGTGATTAACAGATTTGGATTGTGTATTCCAACATGTCTGACATTAGGGACAGCAAACTGTTCCTGAGATGTGGTTTCATTCCCAGAGACATGGTGGTGAGGGTGGgaagataaaagaggaaaagatgTGTTGCTGAGAGCAGACGGGGGAAGGGAGGAAGACCATGAGGAGCAGTGTCACAGCAGATGAGGCAAGCCCAGGCGTGGACCTGAGAGTAATGATTACTTCAGCTGATTGTATCAGCCAGTCAGACTGTGACGGACCACAGTTTACAATTCTAACCTTGTTGCACTTAAACCTTGTTCAATACTGCCTGAAAGGGTTGCATTCTTCCTACGTTGTCAACaattgtttttgggtttttttctgtttttttgccaTCTGGTATATTTTACTTTTGCGTCATGGTCAGAATGTTATATTCGAgtctgaaatttttttatttctgattgaAAATATGTCTGAATTGAAGTGGTGTTTTTTGTGGGGGGATGATATATGTGCTTCCTGAAGTAATACTGCACAAGGAATCCCCCTGGGAACTGcagaaatcaatgtttttctcctcttgcCATTTTAATGACAAAAGACATGATATGCACAGTTTAGCCATACTATTATGACCACTGACAGACTGAGGAATATTgtctttgttaaaacaaaaccaaaaaaaaaacattgttctgcTGGTTAAATCTACATCATGAGTTCAAATTGGCATTGCTTTGACAAGTACACCAACCTAAATCCCAATCACACCTTTTTCCTACCAAAACCAGTAGTTCCCGTCAGTAACTCTTAAATCTGCTTAAGGTTGATTCACAGAGAtcataaacaattttaaagccattttacAGAACATTTCAAGCAAGACTAATTGCATCTTTGCAGACTTCcttctgaatgaaaaataatgaaagcaaaaaaaaactctttagtGTAGCAGCAGGAGGTCACTAATCAGAGTCACATAAcgacatttatttaatgtaagcTAGTAGTAAGCTATAAACTGTTAACTTAAAATCATCTGCTTTTAATGAGGTGGCTTCCTGCAGCGTTCAAATTAATGCATGTTGGGTGTGAAAGGTTCTACGGGAAATGAAGAAATCAGATATAAAATGACATGAACTACAAAGGcacaaaatgattgaaaataagCCCGATAAGTCTTAGCATCACTGTAATTAATTTGATCTGTTAAGCTTTTTCcagaatttgaagaaaaaaatttatgcCAGTGCTGCAGATCTGTATTTGTCCAGGTAGTTTATACTTTGCCTAATGAGCAACAACAATGAGCTACAGAGAATCAGATTATTCAGATTCTCTGTAGTGTtccttaaaaaaatactctatcatttgttttcatgctAATAACAGAAAAGCTGGTATGTGTTCCAGAAGTTATGCAACTTAAAGCTCCTGTTGCCTAGAAATGCCAAAGATGAGCTTTAGAACCATCTTAATGGTTCTAACTAGTTTAACAATCAAATATTCTTAAAGCTACATGCTAAAACCAATTGTGTAAGCCTGAGGTTTAACCCAACCTTTAGCCCTTATCCCTGCTGTTAATAGTTCAAAAACGTTTCTTGTTTATACATTTTAGGAATGGTCTTTCGCTCTGCATCACTGTAACTGATATTCCGATGTCACGGGACTAATGGTGAACCATGTTTACCTTAaccaaataaattttaaaaagatctgAGACAAAACTGCTGTCTAtaggctgtttgttttttctaccGTTTACTTTTTGATGTGTCCTGGTAATATAAATGtatgctttttacttttaggcTTGCCTATTTTAAGAAGAatcctctccttccctgttgtGCATTATGAGAAAAAATTTCTTGGTTGGCACAAGGTTAAAATGGTTCATTTTCACACGCATTTATGGCTTGAGTAAAGCATttatctgcatttttgtttaatctctTTTAATTCTCCATGTTCTGAATAGTGGGAGCTCATTTTACCAGAATGCCCAAATCCTACAGAACCTGTTAATCGTGTGCCGACTTGCTACCAGGGGCTAGATCCACTGCCACTAATATAGAAATTGTTTTGCATCTACTTCATAAAATTGGTGAAAATCATGGTTTTGTCAGAAAAAGTTCACTGTTATACATTGTAGGTAATCGGTGAATGAGATTCACTTGTCCTAATTCCATAAATGAGGGCCTCTTTGGAGGATCAAGTAGTGGTGTCCTTGTCTTTGAGCCACACCCTCCCCCTCCCCTTTTGCCCATGCTCCTGTGTAGTTTTACCTGCTCAGGTGTCACCTAATCCTTCCCCCTGGCCCTGCTGTGCTACCGACCCCCACCCTCAGACAATGGGGCAGGGCTGACATTACCATGACCTAATGGAGACTAGAGTGATGCATGTTTCCATGGAGGACACCCCACAGAAACTAGAGTTTCTCTGGTAAAATTGGGAAAACAAGGTGAGAGGAGGAACCTTTGGGAAACGATTACCTTACCCTTTTCTTCTCCCCCCACCCCTTTTGGCCTTTGTGCgaaaacagcagcagtgtgCACAATCAGAACTTGATCCTTGTAGGGTagcaatttgtttaaaatagaaGAGGAGGTGGACTACTTGTTTCCAATTTCTCTACTGCCATGTTTTCTGGCATCTGGTGCTACTGCAAATGTGCCGATCAGAAGGCCGTAGTCGATTTCCAATCTGCAgcttttgtaaagctttgatcTGCTGCTTCCTATTTCTGGAAGATAATATACATAAGACGGCttggaaaactttttattttctacgtTTCCTATAGTATggtcattatttatttacaacagaAGCTGTAACTGTAAAACTTGTTActattgttttttggtttttttttaaacataccaATTACAGAATTCACACTTTTGTATTGCTTCAGCAACTTTACTTTAGCAAAACTTGAATTATTAAAAgcctgtctgcctgtctgtttcagaaaatttaGCTACTTCACTCTGAAATTTCTTAAAGGCTACCAATATTTCCAAGTGTAGCATGTTGTATGAGAGAAGTTGAAATCTAAAGGTAAAACAGGAGCTTTGTTTCACTATGTTTAACCTTCTTGTTATCTGTTGAGTGATTGTCTCTCACTTTCCTTGGCcttaataaaacagacatgtcAATAAAGAAATCAGCTTCCTTTTTAACTGGCTTcctattatttagttttaaataaattaagtgaGAAATGAACAACTTGGAGCATCTCCACCAAATGTCGTCAGTGCATCCTTGCTGTGTTTTAGCCTGGTGCATTCAGTcatctgatttttttcaatttattttattaaattatttttttaagatttccaCATGCCAGTAACCAAGCAGTGTCCATCAAGCTAAAAATTGATTTCGCAGTGCATCACTTCTGTTAGCAATTACTTGTATTGAGAATTTAGCTAGAATTGCTAgctaaaattattgttttacagATGCAAGGTCATGAAGAAATGTACCTTGATTACAATGCAAGTCATATCGATAATAGAGCTCGCCTTTAAGATGCAAACTTGAGTGTAGAATGCTTTCTAGGcagcagttttattatttagctgtGGTGCAGCGGTTGGCACAATTGCTTTACAGTATGAATCCCAGATGGGTTTCTGTCTATTTTACAACAACTGCCAACTATGAATTGCTCTTGGGTATGAGTTGTTCTTTGTCTTGGCCTTGTGACTGACTGCTGACCACTCCAGGTTGTACCCATCTTTCTGAGCTCTGCTACAAGTCAGTGTTGTTGTTCATGATCTGTTCAAATTAATGAATCATTTGAGGGAACAAACTGAAGCTTTAActgattcattcatttctcaGTTCAGGTGAGCTCGATGCCTGCGTGCCGGTTGGGTGGAACTTCTGTTTTCTGTGGctcataaaatatataatgaaGATTTACCAAGTGACGGATGCACCACTGCAGCACAATTACTGTGCTGGTAATTGTTCACATTGCGGCACTATCCAGTACATGAGTGAGTCGTGCACTGTACGAACTTTAACACGTTATGTAAACCTGATGTAGAACAATAACATGATTTTCTTTATGCAATGTGCTTATTTTGGGTTAAGACTTTACCCACATGCATTTCCAGCTTGTGAAATAAACAAGTAAAGTACATCTGACTTAATGTCtggttgttaaatatttttgcactgaaatgaaaacatgaaataaaaaaaattggaaaatacTTAATACATGGGAaacaaaaaattagaaatactgtaaattttataatttttatgtcCATTAAGATCATGAGGACAGggccatgttttattttcatgtggATTGATGCAACATTAGCCGTTAGCTTGGAGAAGCAGCAAGTGACCCACCGTGCAGTTTTGGTGCAGCATGAACAGATCACGTTCCAACTCAAAGGAGGCGCTGTTTAGTACAAATGAACTGTTTGATCCAGTGAATGGATCATTTTAATGTACTGATCCCAGAGATTGAGTTCACTCAAATGAACTGTTGTTCCTGTTACTGCAATACTGAAGTGGGAATAGAAGACGGACGACTTAACTGTCATTTACTGCTGCATGTCTTTAAATGTGCCAGAGCTAACcatcttttctctctgtttcagCTTTAGGTGGTGCACGTGTaggaagacagagagagaaggaaggaggaaatGGAACTGCCAAATCATGCCAAACAACTGCTGCTGCAACTCAACCAGCAGAGAGCCAAGGGCttcctctgtgatgtcatcattgtGGTGGAGAACGCTCTCTTTCGCGCCCACAAGAACATCCTGGCAGCCAGCAGCATTTACTTCAAATCTCTGGTCCTCCACGATAACCTTATTAACCTCGACACGGAGATGGTGAACCCCTCTGTGTTCAGACAAGTCCTGGACTTTATCTATACTGGAAAGCTCCTGTCGTCGTCAGACCAGAGCAGCGAGCAGAACTTCAGTGCCCTCTTGACCGCAGCCAGCTACCTCCAGCTACATGACCTCGCTGCTCTGTGTAGAAAGAAGCTCAAGCGCAGTAGTGGGAAGTCCCTACCAGGAAAACCCTCCACCCCAGGTCCACTCAGCCGCTTGCGCCTCAACAACCAGCGTCTCTCCTCTTCTACCCCTGCTGGTCCCAACAACCACTATCCTCCGACCCCTTCGGATGCCGACCAACCACAGCCAGATGAAGGCCTTCGGGACAAACTGTCAGatgatgaaatgtttgttgGGAGCGCTGGGAAAACTGGGAATGGGGGAAATGGCAGCAGTAACGGTAATCTCAGCAGTGGGGCAAGTGCTGGAGAGCCAGATCTTGGGTTAGATCTGTCCAAGAAGAGTCCTCACTCTGCTGGTACAGCAACGGACGCCCTCAGCCCACACAGCAACTCCCAAGAATCCCCCCAATCTGCCTCAGTATCCACAACCAACAGTGCCTCGCTGGATGACTCCTCAACCACCCTGCCAGGTGTAGACACATGCATCTCAGAGAACATGGAGCTAAATTCTTCTAAGACGCCAGAGGACTCCCAAAGCCAGCCCGAGGGCCCACCACCCCAGAAAAAGACTCGACATGCTGCTCGTAAGAACGAATGGCCCAAAAAAGAGGCATTAGGGTTGAAGTCTGAAGATCATGACAGGCCTTTGGTCAACGGAGTGATTGTAGGTCCTAAAGATGGCCGCTCCTCTGGTGCTGGTGGAGGCAGTGGTAACAGCTTTGCATCTGACCAGTCCTTCCACTGTAAAGATGAGGAAGAAGGGGGAGAAAATGGCCAGGACCACAGTGAAGAAAGTGGTCAGAGTGATGGAGAGAGtgcaggaggtggaggaggagcaggaggcgGTCACCATAGCGCCAACTATGTGTACCGGCAGGAAGGTTTTGAGCCAGCGTTTGGGGATAACCTCTATGTGTGCATTCCCTGTGGTAAGGGCTTCCCCAGTTCTGAGCAGCTCAACGCTCATGTGGAGACCCACACTGAAGATGAGCTCTACATCAAGGAAGAGGGAGGGACCTTTGTGAaagaagaggatgaggaggaggcggaggatcTCTCTGCCCCTGTAGGTCCCTCCAGTTTTGGCTCTGAAACGCGTCCCTTCAAGTGTACCGTGTGCAGCAAGAGCTACAAAGACCCCGCAACTCTGAGGCAGCACGAAAAGAGCCACTGGCTGACCCGGCCCTTCCCCTGCAACATCTGTGGCAAAATGTTCACCCAGAGGGGAACCATGACGCGCCACATGCGCAGCCACCTGGGCCTGAAGCCATTTGCATGTGAAGAGTGCGGCATGCGGTTCACACGGCAGTACCGCCTAACGGAGCACATGCGAGTTCACTCCGGGGAGAAGCCGTACGAATGCCAGCTATGCGGTGGGAAGTTTACCCAGCAGCGCAACCTCATCAGTCACCTGAGAATGCACACCTCACCCTCTTAGAAACGCATCAAGCCAAAGAACtacaggaagagagaaaaaggaaCATTTCTCCACCTTTTTTCCATCTCGGAAGCAAAGAAATGCACACACAACATACACACAGTTCTTGAATCTGATTCCAGTTTACGACACCCTGGCTGAGTGAACGGTGTAGCTGCTCGCCACAGTGCGCTCTCTTGGTGACGGTGGGATCCCATTGATGCAAGGATAGGGTCATCGGTTATAGTGAATGACAAGTGCTCGCCTCTCAGGAGTTTTTCGAGGGACTATTTTCTTGTGTCTCTCTCCAAAGTCACAAAGCCATGGTGGAGAGGCACAGTTGGTTAAATGTGAATGTGGGCACCTCGTACCCTCAGCCGCCTTCCTCTCTTCGTGGTTTAAGCATTAAATCTTAAGAGTTTTTCCCCACTGTTCCTAAAACAACTTTTGACCAAAAAGAAGTCGGTGCAAACAAAACTGGCAATAattcagcaaaaagaaaatttttacCCTGACAGCTTTATATCCTTTATGATGTTGGTGATGCTATATGTATGAAAGAGGAGGGGTAACTGGGTATGGGACCATCTCTGTGCTTTACCTGAAAGtctagaaagagagaaagaaaagctttcCTCAGGAGGACATGTTTGTTTGTAGAAGATAACAAATACTCTGTGTCCTCTCTGTGGCTGTTTGCATTGATGTAGACGAgagtttttattcaattttgGTTTTTTAGATTTGCCTGCTAGAGCTCCAAGGAAAGAAGCTGGAAAGAGAAAACCCCTTGTGGTAGTACTCATACTTTAAGAGCTTGTCATGTTTCAGTGAATGTTTTAAACTGGAAGGTCTTGGGATTTTTCTGGTCAAGTGCGGGTGGGGGGTCGGGGTTGTTGGGCAGGGAGGGAGGTTTAAAGGGGTGTTTTAAACCTAATGCTATGTTCAGTGGGTACgttatatttttctgtatagCTTTCCTCcccttggaaaaaaaagaagtctatTTATATATAGGCTTGTGACCTCGCTACCTCTGATTACTCTTTTGAACTCTGTCGATTTAGTTAAAAGTTGCTTATGTAATTAATTGTATAAAGTGTGTAGATTATGTAACTTCTCACCCAATGCTTTAACCTGCCCATCTCTCAACACAGGTTTTTGACGCTCATAGATTTTACACATTCTGATTGTCTCTAGCTGATATTTGTACTTGTCAAGatataacttttcttttttattattattattttcatgtttttgggaCCCAGGTCACCGTGGCCCCCAATTCAAAGTGTACTGTAGCGTCCAGCCTGGAGCAAATAGTGGTTCGTTGGTTAGTTTTAGATGTATAGTGTTCCAAAGATCTTATGAATGTCGAGGAGAACTGAACTAACTAACAAACATTGCTAGACAAGTTCATaaccaaagtttaaaaaaaagatgtactTAAGATATATAGCATactaaattatttctcttttgatttcttttattgctgtataaaacaaaataattatcttCTAAAGTCCAGACAAAGAAATCCATTCTTCTTGTGATTGTTTTGGCCAATAACTCTGAGGCTGGTGATGGTTCTTGTGGTTTTGCAAGGAAAAGCTTGTGCTGATTGGTGGGCTGGTGGGGATGTAAACACTTTACCACCTGATGGGGTTCTGGAGGGACTGGTAAAGTCTAAGACAAGTTCACTGAGCATGTTTATcccatttctgttattttgtttgtatccAGAGTCCTTATCACTTTATATTctctgacttttaaaaacaggacTTGATGACAGTTTGTGTTCTgttcagaccaaaaaaaaaaagaaaaagaagaaaaaaattataggATCTATAATCAGAATTTTAATGTGAAGTTTAAGTTACTCAAGTCTTTTCGATTTTTCTGAGCCGAATTTGTGAAAacttgtcatttaaaaaaaaaaaggagaagcagagatGCACTGGACAGCTTTATAGTTATATCACTAAAGAtgacttaaattattttgaacTGTTGGTGATGTACATCTTTCGTTATATTTTTAGATGTACCTC
This window encodes:
- the hic2 gene encoding hypermethylated in cancer 2 protein, which gives rise to MELPNHAKQLLLQLNQQRAKGFLCDVIIVVENALFRAHKNILAASSIYFKSLVLHDNLINLDTEMVNPSVFRQVLDFIYTGKLLSSSDQSSEQNFSALLTAASYLQLHDLAALCRKKLKRSSGKSLPGKPSTPGPLSRLRLNNQRLSSSTPAGPNNHYPPTPSDADQPQPDEGLRDKLSDDEMFVGSAGKTGNGGNGSSNGNLSSGASAGEPDLGLDLSKKSPHSAGTATDALSPHSNSQESPQSASVSTTNSASLDDSSTTLPGVDTCISENMELNSSKTPEDSQSQPEGPPPQKKTRHAARKNEWPKKEALGLKSEDHDRPLVNGVIVGPKDGRSSGAGGGSGNSFASDQSFHCKDEEEGGENGQDHSEESGQSDGESAGGGGGAGGGHHSANYVYRQEGFEPAFGDNLYVCIPCGKGFPSSEQLNAHVETHTEDELYIKEEGGTFVKEEDEEEAEDLSAPVGPSSFGSETRPFKCTVCSKSYKDPATLRQHEKSHWLTRPFPCNICGKMFTQRGTMTRHMRSHLGLKPFACEECGMRFTRQYRLTEHMRVHSGEKPYECQLCGGKFTQQRNLISHLRMHTSPS